A window of Pseudophryne corroboree isolate aPseCor3 chromosome 12, aPseCor3.hap2, whole genome shotgun sequence contains these coding sequences:
- the ANGEL1 gene encoding protein angel homolog 1 isoform X4, giving the protein MHQRGDINGKRNSWHVPGTHPLGPADQPVACTLAMKSHHRLETAKDQITMEVAGSAARNGFEEGLSGGTETPGAKQITTWKQVQELAATKRAEPPNFEKSYLDDQSSMFYNRIMWRDWQYLHEVDLPSSQHFDFTVLSYNILSQDLLEKYMYLYQHCSPDILRWEYRWPKILRELQYWDAEVLCLQEVQEDHYRQYVQPTLSAYGYNSHYKRRTGRRTDGCCTSFKAQYFTLLCERHVEYFRPGIEVLNCDNVGIVLLLQPRLADSQDGCPPTPLCVANTHLAYHPERGDAKLAQVALLLAEVDELSCSSNGSRCPIILCGDLNSTPNSPLYQLLHNGVLDCKRGLPAWKVSGQRLSGPPHSKPLSSPLWPDILGINNHCQYVTQKATRTTDRRMYTREDILQLRDYALLRPEYLAVIEGVTDKQPGGEELGPRLLLQHRLNLTSAYLHYLAAKNRPEVTILSLGVGSTVDYIFYSAEPFPARPNKGLRFFVDGQLKLLGRLCLLSEDDLLKAQGLPNPWYSSDHLHLVARFSLELSK; this is encoded by the exons CGGACCAGCCTGTGGCATGCACCTTGGCCATGAAGAGTCATCACAGATTGGAAACTGCAAAGGATCAGATAACCATGGAGGTCGCAGGGTCAGCAGCGAGAAATGGGTTTGAAGAGGGACTATCTGGCGGCACAGAGACGCCTGGTGCGAAGCAGATAACCACCTGGAAGCAGGTGCAGGAACTGGCGGCCACTAAGAGAGCTGAACCACCCAACTTCGAGAAGTCGTATCTGGATGATCAGAGTTCCATGTTCTACAACA GAATAATGTGGAGGGACTGGCAGTACCTGCATGAAGTAGACCTCCCCAGCAGCCAGCACTTTGATTTCACAGTCCTGTCCTACAACATCCTCTCGCAGGACCTGCTAGAGAAGTACATGTATCTCTACCAGCACTGCTCCCCTGATATCCTCCGCTGGGAATACCGCTGGCCCAAAATCCTCAGGGAACTGCAGTACTGGGATGCTGAG GTTCTCTGTCTTCAGGAGGTTCAAGAAGACCATTACAGGCAGTACGTGCAGCCGACCCTCTCTGCATACG GGTACAACTCGCACTACAAGCGGCGGACAGGCCGGAGAACCGATGGTTGCTGCACCAGTTTCAAAGCTCAATACTTCACGCTGCTCTGCGAGAGGCATGTGGAATATTTCCGACCTGGGATTGAAGTGTTAAACTGTGACAATGTGGGGATCGTGCTCTTACTGCAGCCAAGGCTCGCTGACTCACAAGACGGGTGCCCACCTACTCCGCTGTGTGTGGCAAATACCCACCTTGCCTACCACCCTGAAAGAGGGGACGCTAAGCTGGCACAAGTGGCACTTTTACTGGCTGAGGTAGATGAGCTCTCTTGTTCTAGTAACGGCTCTCGTTGCCCAATCATCCTGTGTGGAGATCTGAACTCAACGCCCAactctccgctctaccagctgctgcACAATGGTGTCCTGGATTGCAAAAGAGGACTGCCAGCGTGGAAG GTCTCGGGACAGCGGCTCTCAGGACCACCTCATTCAAAGCCTCTGTCTTCTCCTCTGTGGCCGGATATACTGGGGATCAATAACCACTGTCAATATGTTACACAGAAGGCAACAAGGACCACAG ATAGACGCATGTACACCCGGGAAGACATCCTGCAGCTCCGCGATTATGCGTTACTGCGCCCAGAGTATCTTGCTGTGATCGAGGGAGTGACCGATAAACAGCCAGGGGGTGAGGAGTTGGG GCCACGCCTTCTTCTGCAGCACCGCCTTAACCTGACCTCTGCGTATCTCCATTACCTTGCGGCAAAAAACCGCCCGGAAGTAACCATCCTCTCACTTGGTGTCGGAAGCACTGTGGATTACATCTTTTATTCTGCTGAGCCGTTTCCAGCACGCCCGAATAAAG GTCTACGCTTCTTCGTGGACGGTCAGTTGAAGCTATTGGGGAGGTTGTGTCTTCTCTCTGAGGATGATCTGCTCAAGGCACAAGGGCTTCCAAACCCATGGTACAGCTCAGACCACCTCCACCTGGTTGCCCGGTTCAGTTTGGAACTGTCGAAGTGA
- the ANGEL1 gene encoding protein angel homolog 1 isoform X6 has product MKWAPHPVCSMPLSDQPVACTLAMKSHHRLETAKDQITMEVAGSAARNGFEEGLSGGTETPGAKQITTWKQVQELAATKRAEPPNFEKSYLDDQSSMFYNRIMWRDWQYLHEVDLPSSQHFDFTVLSYNILSQDLLEKYMYLYQHCSPDILRWEYRWPKILRELQYWDAEVLCLQEVQEDHYRQYVQPTLSAYGYNSHYKRRTGRRTDGCCTSFKAQYFTLLCERHVEYFRPGIEVLNCDNVGIVLLLQPRLADSQDGCPPTPLCVANTHLAYHPERGDAKLAQVALLLAEVDELSCSSNGSRCPIILCGDLNSTPNSPLYQLLHNGVLDCKRGLPAWKVSGQRLSGPPHSKPLSSPLWPDILGINNHCQYVTQKATRTTDRRMYTREDILQLRDYALLRPEYLAVIEGVTDKQPGGEELGPRLLLQHRLNLTSAYLHYLAAKNRPEVTILSLGVGSTVDYIFYSAEPFPARPNKGLRFFVDGQLKLLGRLCLLSEDDLLKAQGLPNPWYSSDHLHLVARFSLELSK; this is encoded by the exons CGGACCAGCCTGTGGCATGCACCTTGGCCATGAAGAGTCATCACAGATTGGAAACTGCAAAGGATCAGATAACCATGGAGGTCGCAGGGTCAGCAGCGAGAAATGGGTTTGAAGAGGGACTATCTGGCGGCACAGAGACGCCTGGTGCGAAGCAGATAACCACCTGGAAGCAGGTGCAGGAACTGGCGGCCACTAAGAGAGCTGAACCACCCAACTTCGAGAAGTCGTATCTGGATGATCAGAGTTCCATGTTCTACAACA GAATAATGTGGAGGGACTGGCAGTACCTGCATGAAGTAGACCTCCCCAGCAGCCAGCACTTTGATTTCACAGTCCTGTCCTACAACATCCTCTCGCAGGACCTGCTAGAGAAGTACATGTATCTCTACCAGCACTGCTCCCCTGATATCCTCCGCTGGGAATACCGCTGGCCCAAAATCCTCAGGGAACTGCAGTACTGGGATGCTGAG GTTCTCTGTCTTCAGGAGGTTCAAGAAGACCATTACAGGCAGTACGTGCAGCCGACCCTCTCTGCATACG GGTACAACTCGCACTACAAGCGGCGGACAGGCCGGAGAACCGATGGTTGCTGCACCAGTTTCAAAGCTCAATACTTCACGCTGCTCTGCGAGAGGCATGTGGAATATTTCCGACCTGGGATTGAAGTGTTAAACTGTGACAATGTGGGGATCGTGCTCTTACTGCAGCCAAGGCTCGCTGACTCACAAGACGGGTGCCCACCTACTCCGCTGTGTGTGGCAAATACCCACCTTGCCTACCACCCTGAAAGAGGGGACGCTAAGCTGGCACAAGTGGCACTTTTACTGGCTGAGGTAGATGAGCTCTCTTGTTCTAGTAACGGCTCTCGTTGCCCAATCATCCTGTGTGGAGATCTGAACTCAACGCCCAactctccgctctaccagctgctgcACAATGGTGTCCTGGATTGCAAAAGAGGACTGCCAGCGTGGAAG GTCTCGGGACAGCGGCTCTCAGGACCACCTCATTCAAAGCCTCTGTCTTCTCCTCTGTGGCCGGATATACTGGGGATCAATAACCACTGTCAATATGTTACACAGAAGGCAACAAGGACCACAG ATAGACGCATGTACACCCGGGAAGACATCCTGCAGCTCCGCGATTATGCGTTACTGCGCCCAGAGTATCTTGCTGTGATCGAGGGAGTGACCGATAAACAGCCAGGGGGTGAGGAGTTGGG GCCACGCCTTCTTCTGCAGCACCGCCTTAACCTGACCTCTGCGTATCTCCATTACCTTGCGGCAAAAAACCGCCCGGAAGTAACCATCCTCTCACTTGGTGTCGGAAGCACTGTGGATTACATCTTTTATTCTGCTGAGCCGTTTCCAGCACGCCCGAATAAAG GTCTACGCTTCTTCGTGGACGGTCAGTTGAAGCTATTGGGGAGGTTGTGTCTTCTCTCTGAGGATGATCTGCTCAAGGCACAAGGGCTTCCAAACCCATGGTACAGCTCAGACCACCTCCACCTGGTTGCCCGGTTCAGTTTGGAACTGTCGAAGTGA
- the ANGEL1 gene encoding protein angel homolog 1 isoform X9, translating into MKSHHRLETAKDQITMEVAGSAARNGFEEGLSGGTETPGAKQITTWKQVQELAATKRAEPPNFEKSYLDDQSSMFYNRIMWRDWQYLHEVDLPSSQHFDFTVLSYNILSQDLLEKYMYLYQHCSPDILRWEYRWPKILRELQYWDAEVLCLQEVQEDHYRQYVQPTLSAYGYNSHYKRRTGRRTDGCCTSFKAQYFTLLCERHVEYFRPGIEVLNCDNVGIVLLLQPRLADSQDGCPPTPLCVANTHLAYHPERGDAKLAQVALLLAEVDELSCSSNGSRCPIILCGDLNSTPNSPLYQLLHNGVLDCKRGLPAWKVSGQRLSGPPHSKPLSSPLWPDILGINNHCQYVTQKATRTTDRRMYTREDILQLRDYALLRPEYLAVIEGVTDKQPGGEELGPRLLLQHRLNLTSAYLHYLAAKNRPEVTILSLGVGSTVDYIFYSAEPFPARPNKGLRFFVDGQLKLLGRLCLLSEDDLLKAQGLPNPWYSSDHLHLVARFSLELSK; encoded by the exons ATGAAGAGTCATCACAGATTGGAAACTGCAAAGGATCAGATAACCATGGAGGTCGCAGGGTCAGCAGCGAGAAATGGGTTTGAAGAGGGACTATCTGGCGGCACAGAGACGCCTGGTGCGAAGCAGATAACCACCTGGAAGCAGGTGCAGGAACTGGCGGCCACTAAGAGAGCTGAACCACCCAACTTCGAGAAGTCGTATCTGGATGATCAGAGTTCCATGTTCTACAACA GAATAATGTGGAGGGACTGGCAGTACCTGCATGAAGTAGACCTCCCCAGCAGCCAGCACTTTGATTTCACAGTCCTGTCCTACAACATCCTCTCGCAGGACCTGCTAGAGAAGTACATGTATCTCTACCAGCACTGCTCCCCTGATATCCTCCGCTGGGAATACCGCTGGCCCAAAATCCTCAGGGAACTGCAGTACTGGGATGCTGAG GTTCTCTGTCTTCAGGAGGTTCAAGAAGACCATTACAGGCAGTACGTGCAGCCGACCCTCTCTGCATACG GGTACAACTCGCACTACAAGCGGCGGACAGGCCGGAGAACCGATGGTTGCTGCACCAGTTTCAAAGCTCAATACTTCACGCTGCTCTGCGAGAGGCATGTGGAATATTTCCGACCTGGGATTGAAGTGTTAAACTGTGACAATGTGGGGATCGTGCTCTTACTGCAGCCAAGGCTCGCTGACTCACAAGACGGGTGCCCACCTACTCCGCTGTGTGTGGCAAATACCCACCTTGCCTACCACCCTGAAAGAGGGGACGCTAAGCTGGCACAAGTGGCACTTTTACTGGCTGAGGTAGATGAGCTCTCTTGTTCTAGTAACGGCTCTCGTTGCCCAATCATCCTGTGTGGAGATCTGAACTCAACGCCCAactctccgctctaccagctgctgcACAATGGTGTCCTGGATTGCAAAAGAGGACTGCCAGCGTGGAAG GTCTCGGGACAGCGGCTCTCAGGACCACCTCATTCAAAGCCTCTGTCTTCTCCTCTGTGGCCGGATATACTGGGGATCAATAACCACTGTCAATATGTTACACAGAAGGCAACAAGGACCACAG ATAGACGCATGTACACCCGGGAAGACATCCTGCAGCTCCGCGATTATGCGTTACTGCGCCCAGAGTATCTTGCTGTGATCGAGGGAGTGACCGATAAACAGCCAGGGGGTGAGGAGTTGGG GCCACGCCTTCTTCTGCAGCACCGCCTTAACCTGACCTCTGCGTATCTCCATTACCTTGCGGCAAAAAACCGCCCGGAAGTAACCATCCTCTCACTTGGTGTCGGAAGCACTGTGGATTACATCTTTTATTCTGCTGAGCCGTTTCCAGCACGCCCGAATAAAG GTCTACGCTTCTTCGTGGACGGTCAGTTGAAGCTATTGGGGAGGTTGTGTCTTCTCTCTGAGGATGATCTGCTCAAGGCACAAGGGCTTCCAAACCCATGGTACAGCTCAGACCACCTCCACCTGGTTGCCCGGTTCAGTTTGGAACTGTCGAAGTGA